The following are encoded together in the Citrobacter arsenatis genome:
- a CDS encoding CusA/CzcA family heavy metal efflux RND transporter: protein MIEWIIRRSVANRFLVMMGALFLSIWGTWTIINTPVDALPDLSDVQVIVKTSYPGQAPQIVENQVTYPLTTTMLSVPGAKTVRGFSQFGDSYVYVIFEDGTDPYWARSRVLEYLNQVQGKLPAGVSAEMGPDATGVGWIFEYALVDRSGKHDLAQLRSLQDWFLKYELKTIPNVAEVASVGGVVKQYQVVIDPMKLTQYGISLAEVKSALDSSNQEAGGSSVEMAEAEYMVRASGYLQTLDDFNNIVLKTGTDGVPVYLRDVARVQIGPEMRRGIAELNGEGEVAGGVVILRSGKNAREVISAVKAKLDTLKSSLPEGVEVVTTYDRSQLIDRAIDNLSYKLLEEFIVVALVCALFLWHLRSALVAIISLPLGLCIAFIVMHFQGLNANIMSLGGIAIAVGAMVDAAIVMIENAHKRLEEWGHQHPDEKLDNATRWKVITDASVEVGPALFISLLIITLSFIPIFTLEGQEGRLFGPLAFTKTYAMAGAAFLAIVVIPILMGFWIRGKIPAESSNPLNRFLIRIYHPLLLKVLHWPKTTLLVAVLSILTVIYPLNKVGGEFLPQINEGDLLYMPSTLPGISAAQAADMLQKTDKLIMTVPEVARVFGKTGKAETATDSAPLEMVETTIQLKPQDQWRPGMTMDKIIAELDKTVRLPGLANLWVPPIRNRIDMLSTGIKSPIGIKVSGNVLADIDATAEQIEEVARTVPGVSSALAERLVGGRYLNVDINREKAARYGMNVGAVQLFVTSAVGGAMVGETVEGIARYPINLRYAQSYRDSPEALRNLPILTPMKQQITLADVADVTVVSGPSMLKTEDARPTSWIYIDARDRDMVSVVNDLKKAIAENVQLKPGTSVAFSGQFELLERASHKLKLMVPMTLMIIFVLLYLAFRRFGEALLIITSVPFALVGGIWFLYWMGFHMSVATGTGFIALAGVAAEFGVVMLMYLRHAIEAEPALENPQTFTADKLDQALYHGAVLRVRPKAMTVAVIIAGLLPILWGTGAGSEVMSRIAAPMIGGMITAPLLSLFIIPAAYKLMWLHRHRSQK from the coding sequence ATGATTGAATGGATTATCCGCCGTTCGGTGGCAAACCGTTTTTTGGTGATGATGGGGGCGCTGTTTCTCAGTATCTGGGGAACCTGGACCATCATCAATACCCCGGTTGATGCGCTGCCCGATCTCTCTGATGTTCAGGTGATCGTCAAAACCAGTTATCCGGGGCAGGCTCCGCAAATCGTTGAGAATCAGGTGACCTACCCGTTAACCACCACCATGCTGTCGGTTCCGGGCGCGAAGACGGTGCGCGGTTTCTCGCAGTTTGGCGATTCCTATGTGTACGTCATTTTCGAAGATGGCACCGATCCTTACTGGGCGCGCTCGCGTGTGCTGGAATATCTCAACCAGGTGCAGGGTAAATTACCGGCAGGCGTTAGCGCGGAAATGGGACCGGACGCCACGGGGGTCGGCTGGATCTTTGAATACGCGCTGGTGGATCGCAGCGGGAAACACGATCTGGCCCAATTACGTTCCCTTCAGGACTGGTTTTTAAAATATGAGTTAAAAACAATTCCGAACGTGGCCGAGGTGGCTTCGGTCGGCGGCGTGGTTAAACAGTATCAGGTTGTTATCGACCCGATGAAGCTTACGCAATATGGCATCAGCCTGGCGGAGGTGAAATCTGCGCTGGATTCGTCGAATCAGGAAGCGGGCGGCTCGTCCGTTGAGATGGCTGAAGCGGAATATATGGTCCGCGCGAGTGGATATCTACAAACGCTGGATGATTTCAACAACATCGTCCTGAAAACAGGGACCGACGGAGTGCCTGTTTACCTGCGTGATGTTGCGCGCGTACAGATTGGGCCGGAAATGCGCCGTGGGATCGCTGAACTCAACGGTGAAGGTGAAGTGGCGGGCGGGGTGGTTATCCTGCGTTCCGGTAAAAATGCGCGTGAGGTTATCTCCGCCGTTAAAGCTAAACTCGACACGTTGAAAAGCAGCCTGCCGGAAGGCGTAGAGGTAGTTACAACATACGATCGCAGTCAGCTCATCGATCGTGCCATTGATAACCTGAGCTATAAGCTGCTGGAAGAGTTTATCGTCGTTGCGCTGGTGTGCGCCCTTTTCTTGTGGCATTTGCGTTCGGCGCTGGTGGCGATTATTTCCCTGCCGCTGGGATTGTGTATCGCGTTTATCGTGATGCATTTCCAGGGACTGAACGCCAATATCATGTCGCTTGGGGGAATTGCCATTGCCGTCGGGGCGATGGTGGATGCTGCAATTGTGATGATTGAAAACGCCCATAAGCGGCTGGAAGAGTGGGGGCATCAGCATCCGGATGAAAAACTGGATAACGCCACGCGTTGGAAGGTCATTACCGACGCTTCGGTAGAAGTCGGCCCGGCGTTGTTCATCAGCCTGCTGATAATTACCCTGTCATTTATCCCAATTTTCACCCTTGAGGGGCAAGAGGGGCGACTGTTCGGCCCGCTGGCGTTTACCAAAACCTATGCCATGGCGGGCGCGGCGTTTTTGGCCATTGTGGTTATTCCAATCCTGATGGGATTCTGGATCCGTGGCAAGATACCGGCGGAAAGCAGTAACCCGCTAAACCGCTTCCTGATCCGTATTTACCATCCGTTGTTGTTGAAGGTGCTGCACTGGCCCAAAACCACCCTCCTGGTAGCGGTGCTTTCAATTCTGACGGTTATCTACCCGTTGAATAAAGTCGGTGGGGAATTCCTGCCGCAGATTAACGAAGGCGACCTGCTGTATATGCCTTCAACCCTGCCTGGGATTTCAGCGGCCCAGGCGGCGGACATGCTGCAAAAAACCGATAAGCTGATCATGACCGTTCCGGAAGTCGCGCGCGTGTTTGGTAAAACCGGTAAGGCGGAAACCGCAACGGATTCCGCGCCGCTGGAAATGGTCGAAACGACTATCCAACTGAAGCCGCAGGATCAGTGGCGTCCGGGTATGACGATGGACAAAATCATCGCCGAGCTGGACAAAACCGTACGCTTGCCGGGGCTGGCCAATCTGTGGGTTCCACCGATTCGTAACCGTATCGACATGCTCTCTACCGGTATCAAAAGCCCAATCGGTATCAAGGTGTCAGGCAATGTTCTGGCTGATATTGACGCCACGGCGGAACAAATCGAAGAGGTGGCCAGAACCGTCCCGGGCGTCTCTTCGGCGCTGGCCGAGCGCCTGGTGGGGGGGCGCTATCTCAACGTGGATATTAATCGGGAGAAAGCGGCCCGTTACGGCATGAACGTGGGGGCGGTGCAGCTGTTTGTCACCTCAGCGGTAGGAGGCGCGATGGTGGGTGAAACGGTGGAAGGGATTGCTCGTTACCCTATCAACCTACGCTATGCACAGAGCTATCGCGATAGCCCGGAAGCGTTACGTAATCTGCCGATTCTGACGCCCATGAAGCAGCAAATCACGCTGGCAGATGTTGCAGATGTCACGGTAGTTTCTGGTCCGTCGATGTTAAAAACCGAAGATGCGCGTCCAACCAGCTGGATTTATATCGATGCCCGCGACCGCGACATGGTTTCGGTGGTAAACGATCTGAAAAAAGCGATCGCTGAAAACGTACAGTTAAAGCCGGGGACCAGCGTGGCGTTTTCCGGGCAGTTCGAGCTGCTTGAACGCGCCAGCCATAAGCTCAAACTGATGGTGCCGATGACGTTGATGATTATCTTCGTTCTGCTTTACCTGGCATTCCGTCGCTTTGGTGAGGCGCTGCTGATTATCACCAGCGTCCCCTTTGCGCTGGTGGGCGGCATCTGGTTCCTCTACTGGATGGGGTTCCATATGTCGGTTGCAACCGGAACCGGATTTATTGCGCTCGCGGGCGTTGCCGCAGAGTTTGGCGTGGTGATGTTGATGTACTTGCGTCACGCTATTGAAGCCGAACCCGCGCTGGAAAATCCGCAAACCTTTACGGCGGATAAGCTGGATCAGGCGTTGTATCACGGCGCGGTGCTGCGCGTGCGTCCTAAAGCGATGACCGTGGCGGTGATTATCGCGGGCCTGCTACCTATCTTGTGGGGGACGGGGGCTGGCTCAGAAGTCATGAGCCGCATAGCCGCGCCGATGATTGGCGGCATGATCACCGCACCATTGCTGTCGCTGTTCATTATCCCGGCGGCGTATAAGCTGATGTGGCTGCACAGGCACCGTAGCCAAAAATAG